From a single Brassica oleracea var. oleracea cultivar TO1000 chromosome C5, BOL, whole genome shotgun sequence genomic region:
- the LOC106344604 gene encoding uncharacterized protein LOC106344604 produces MVVDPAYEKGAWDFVQAVSAGDGADKFIICPCTDCRNVDRHSAADIVDHLVRRGMDEVYKQRKDWYHHGEVYSVAEGAMKEKQCNEEIVGLYKAVENLDEELATERDFCEMAEGEDMKEDEFLAKIADAETPLYPSCANHSKLSAIVSLFRLKTKNGWSDNSFDDLLETLPEMLPEDNVLHTSLYEVKKFLKSFDMGYEKIHACVNDCCLFRKKLKKLDSCPKCKASRWKINQHTGEIKKGVPQKVLRYFPIIPRLKRMFRSEEMARNLRWHSTNQSSDGKLRHPVDSVTWKQMNDKYPTFAAEERNIRLGLSMDGFNPFNMQSSKYSCWHVLLVNYNLPPSLCMKKENIMLTLLIPGPQQPGNSIDVYLEPLIEDLNQLWSKGESTYDVVSNTAFTMKAMLLWTISDFPAYGNLAGCKVKGKMGCPMCGKHTDSMWLKFCRKHVYMSHRKGLPPTHRYRSKKAWFDGHAEHGRKSRILSGHDISNNLKHFVNNFGNFREAITKRKRTVTVEEDCDIEDVSSESEAEEEDEVDEEELSRWKKRSIFFQLPYWEELPVRHNLDVMHIEQNVAKSIVSTLLHCGNSKDGLNTRKDLEHLGIRKDLHPRAKGKRTYLPAAPWSLSKSEKKVFCKRLSDFKGPDGYCSNISRGVSVEDCKVSGLKSHDYHVLMQQLLPVAVRGLLPKGPRLAILRMCAFFNRLCQRVIDVEQISKMEAEVVETLCMFERFFPPSFFDIMVHLTVHLGREAKLCGPVHFRWMYPFERHMKILKDYVRNTARPEGCIAESYLAEECKLQRLSCWTIMSFTFLYSGVNEQYEETELRDPYKLASQAKQVFYSREDDTFCWYVVLRGLSRRYNETEEEDVNIDIGPLPSIIDMDVEIDETHNARVDCEGIYV; encoded by the exons ATGGT AGTTGATCCTGCTTATGAGAAGGGTGCATGGGACTTTGTCCAAGCTGTGTCTGCGGGTGATGGAGCTGATAAGTTCATTATCTGCCCTTGCACAGACTGTCGGAATGTAGATCGGCATTCAGCTGCAGATATAGTCGATCATCTGGTTAGAAGGGGAATGGATGAGGTGTACAAGCAGCGTAAGGACTGGTATCATCATGGAGAAGTATACTCTGTGGCTGAAGGCGCGATGAAAGAGAAGCAGTGTAATGAAGAGATTGTTGGGTTGTACAAAGCTGTTGAGAATTTAGATGAAGAGTTAGCTACTGAACGTGACTTCTGTGAGATGGCAGAGGGAGAAGACATGAAAGAAGATGAGTTCTTGGCAAAGATTGCAGATGCTGAAACCCCATTATATCCAAGCTGCGCAAACCATAGCAAGTTATCAGCCATCGTGTCATTGTTTAGGCTGAAGACTAAGAATGGCTGGTCTGACAATAGCTTCGATGATCTACTTGAGACGTTACCGGAGATGTTACCAGAGGATAACGTGTTGCATACATCACTGTACGAAGTTAAGAAGTTCTTGAAGTCTTTTGATATGGGTTATGAGAAGATTCATGCGTGTGTTAATGATTGCTGCCTGTTCAGAAAGAAGTTGAAGAAGCTCGACAGTTGTCCTAAATGTAAGGCCTCAAGATGGAAGATTAACCAGCACACTGGTGAGATCAAGAAAGGTGTCCCACAGAAAGTATTAAGATACTTTCCAATAATCCCACGGCTAAAGAGGATGTTTAGGTCTGAAGAAATGGCCAGAAACCTAAGGTGGCATTCTACTAACCAGAGCAGCGATGGGAAACTAAGGCATCCCGTAGATTCTGTGACATGGAAACAGATGAATGACAAGTATCCCACATTTGCCGCTGAGGAAAGGAATATACGGCTGGGACTCTCTATGGATGGATTTAATCCTTTCAACATGCAGAGCAGTAAGTACAGTTGTTGGCATGTGCTGTTAGTTAACTACAATTTGCCTCCTAGCCTATGTATGAAGAAGGAGAATATCATGCTAACACTGCTCATTCCTGGTCCACAACAGCCTGGTAATAGTATTGATGTCTACTTAGAGCCATTAATAGAGGATTTAAATCAGTTGTGGAGCAAAGGAGAGTCAACATATGATGTTGTGAGTAACACTGCATTTACAATGAAGGCAATGCTGCTCTGGACTATTAGTGATTTCCCAGCCTATGGAAATCTAGCTGGATGCAAAGTGAAAGGAAAAATGGGTTGTCCTATGTGTGGGAAACACACTGATAGTATGTGGCTGAAGTTCTGTAGGAAGCATGTGTATATGTCTCATAGAAAGGGTCTCCCACCAACGCATAGATATAGGTCGAAGAAGGCTTGGTTTGATGGACACGCTGAACACGGGAGAAAGTCTAGGATACTATCTGGTCATGACATTTCCAATAACCTGAAGCACTTTGTTAACAACTTTGGGAATTTTAGAGAAGCTATAACGAAGAGGAAAAGAACAGTGACTGTTGAAGAAGACTGTGATATTGAGGACGTTTCCAGTGAATCTGAGGCAGAGGAAGAAGATGAAGTTGATGAGGAGGAGTTGTCAAGATGGAAAAAAAGATCAATCTTCTTTCAACTTCCTTATTGGGAG GAACTACCCGTGAGGCATAATTTGGACGTAATGCACATTGAGCAAAATGTGGCAAAGAGCATTGTCTCAACGTTACTTCACTGTGGGAATTCGAAGGATGGTCTCAATACACGTAAGGATCTGGAACATCTTGGTATTAGAAAGGATCTGCACCCGAGGGCCAAAGGGAAAAGGACTTACCTACCAGCAGCACCTTGGTCTTTGTCGAAGAGTGAGAAGAAAGTATTCTGCAAGCGACTTTCTGATTTTAAAGGACCTGATGGATATTGTTCAAACATATCTAGGGGTGTTTCAGTAGAAGATTGTAAGGTATCAGGTCTCAAATCACACGATTATCATGTGCTGATGCAACAGTTACTCCCGGTTGCAGTTAGAGGATTATTACCTAAAGGCCCGAGACTAGCAATATTACGGATGTGTGCATTCTTCAACCGGTTATGCCAGCGAGTAATAGATGTAGAGCAGATTTCAAAAATGGAAGCAGAAGTTGTGGAAACTCTCTGTATGTTTGAGAGATTTTTTCCTCCAAGCTTCTTCGACATAATGGTTCATTTGACAGTTCATCTTGGAAGGGAAGCTAAACTATGTGGTCCAGTCCATTTTCGCTGGATGTATCCATTTGAGAG ACACATGAAGATCCTGAAAGACTATGTTAGAAACACTGCGAGGCCAGAGGGTTGTATTGCTGAGTCCTATCTTGCAGAAGAGTGCAAGTTACAGAGATTATCTTGTTGGACTATAATGTCTTTTACGTTCCTCTATTCAGGTGTCAATGAGCAGTACGAGGAAACGGAGTTAAG GGATCCATACAAATTAGCTTCTCAGGCAAAACAAGTGTTTTACTCAAGGGAGGATGATACATTCTGCTGGTATGTTGTCCTAAGAGGTCTATCAAGAAGATACAATGAAACAGAAGAAGAAGATGTCAACATAGATATTGGACCATTGCCATCAATCATTGATATGGATGTTGAAATAGATGAAACTCACAATGCCCGAGTTGATTGTGAAGGCATATATGTGTAA
- the LOC106294357 gene encoding uncharacterized protein LOC106294357, which produces MESKYGKKKSSSSSSSLFYEAPLGYSIEDVRPNGGIKKFKSSLYLQCAKRPS; this is translated from the exons ATGGAGTCAAAATATGGTAAAAAGAAGTCCAGCAGTAGTAGTAGTTCCTTATTTTACGAAGCACCCCTTGGTTACAGCATTGAAGACGTTCGCCCCAACGGTGGAATCAAGAAATTCAAATC CTCTCTTTATTTGCAGTGCGCTAAGAGGCCATCCTGA